In the genome of Ctenopharyngodon idella isolate HZGC_01 chromosome 19, HZGC01, whole genome shotgun sequence, one region contains:
- the LOC127501683 gene encoding interferon-inducible GTPase 5-like yields the protein MDFLEEYDVITQEDLEDIKESISTQDLPSAVQTIKEYLKKQDLVELNIGVTGESGSGKSSFVNAFRGLGDEEEGSAETGPVETTIKPQVYLHPKYKNVKVWDLPGIGTPNFKADEYLDLVEFERYDFFIIIALDRFRECHTQLAKEIMRMGKKFYFVRSKIDASIDAEKRKKNFDQEKTLDIIRKDCENGLKKIGIEDPVVFLISNFELGKYDLNLLQERMEKELPQHKRRVLILALPNITLEINEKKKKALEANIGKVALLSALVATVPLPGLSYAVDLVLVKKEIELYYNAFGLDDPSLQKLCDKSGKTIEEMKSQMKSPLRFGINKASILSLLGAASVVVAENAVEYVASLIPILGTVVAGGMSYITVSSMLKRALNDIAEDARNVLISSVGTAV from the exons ATGGATTTTCTTGAAGAATATGATGTGATAACTCAGGAGGACCTGGAGGATATTAAAGAATCCATATCTACTCAGGATCTTCCATCAGCAGTACAGACAATCAAAGAGTACCTCAAAAAGCAAGATCTTGTAGAACTTAACATTGGTGTGACAGGAGAGTCAGGTTCTGGAAAGTCCTCATTTGTCAATGCGTTCAGGGGTTTAGGGGATGAAGAAGAGGGCTCTGCTGAAACTGGCCCAGTAGAAACCACTATAAAGCCTCAAGTTTACCTTCACCCtaaatacaaaaatgtgaaagtgTGGGATCTTCCTGGCATTGGAACACCAAACTTCAAAGCTGATGAGTATCTTGATCTGGTTGAGTTTGAACGCTATGATTTTTTCATCATCATTGCTTTGGATCGGTTCAGAGAATGTCACACTCAGCTGGCCAAAGAGATCATGAGAATgggaaaaaagttttattttgttcgTTCAAAGATTGACGCAAGCATTGATGCTGAGAAGAGAAAGAAGAACTTTGACCAGGAAAAAACACTGGATATAATTCGAAAGGATTGTGAAAATG GTCTGAAAAAGATCGGTATAGAGGATCCTGTCGTGTTCCTGATCTCTAACTTTGAGCTCGGCAAGTATGATTTAAATCTGCTGCAGGAGAGGATGGAGAAAGAGCTTCCACAGCATAAAAGACGTGTGTTGATATTGGCTTTGCCAAATATTACACTGGAGATTaatgagaaaaagaagaaagCTCTAGAAGCAAATATTGGAAAAGTAGCCTTGCTGTCTGCTTTGGTGGCTACAGTTCCTCTTCCCGGTCTTTCATATGCTGTGGATTTAGTCCTTGTCAAAAAAGAGATTGAATTGTACTACAATGCTTTTGGTCTGGATGATCCATCCCTACAGAAGCTCTGTGATAAGTCGGGGAAGACCATTGAGGAAATGAAGAGTCAGATGAAGTCACCTCTGCGTTTTGGGATAAACAAAGCTTCAATTTTATCTTTACTGGGTGCTGCATCTGTGGTTGTGGCTGAAAATGCAGTTGAGTATGTTGCTAGCCTCATACCCATTCTTGGCACTGTGGTGGCAGGAGGAATGTCCTATATTACAGTCTCAAGCATGCTGAAAAGAGCTCTGAATGACATAGCAGAAGATG